From the Rhodanobacter soli genome, one window contains:
- the hisS gene encoding histidine--tRNA ligase — MALTPARTMPGVLELLPLDQIAFQRMLDVIRRNYERFGFLAVETPVIEYADVLLTKTGGETERQVYFVQSTGALEQGEKPDLALRFDLTVPLARYVAEHERDLSFPFRRYQMQKVYRGERAQRGRFREFYQCDIDVIGKDTLSVRYDAEVPAVIYSVFRELDIGPFTIQLNNRKLMRGYFESLGIVDGEQQMLVLREVDKLDKRGADAVQATLTGEAFGLAADVVQKILAFVQVRSTSLQDAFDKLDALGAGPEVMEQGRSELKEVLGLIHAFGVPQTHYALNLSIARGLDYYTGTVYETTLNDHPQIGSICSGGRYENLAGQYTKSHLPGVGISIGLTRLYWQLRDAGLIDTAKSTVDVLVTQMDEAQLPTYLALASELRGAGIATEVVLEGGKLGKQFKYADRAGIRFVVVLGEEEIAKGVVTVKDLRREDQFEVARSELVKTLRVELEQAAAMG; from the coding sequence ATGGCGCTTACCCCGGCCCGCACCATGCCCGGCGTGCTCGAGCTGCTGCCGCTCGACCAGATCGCGTTCCAGCGCATGCTCGACGTGATCCGCCGCAACTACGAGCGCTTCGGCTTCCTGGCGGTGGAGACGCCGGTGATCGAATACGCCGACGTGCTGCTGACCAAGACGGGCGGCGAGACTGAGCGCCAGGTGTACTTCGTGCAGTCCACCGGCGCGCTGGAGCAGGGCGAGAAGCCGGACCTGGCGTTGCGCTTCGACCTCACCGTGCCGCTGGCGCGCTACGTGGCCGAGCACGAGCGCGACCTCAGCTTCCCGTTCCGCCGCTACCAGATGCAGAAGGTGTACCGCGGCGAACGCGCGCAGCGCGGGCGCTTCCGCGAGTTCTACCAGTGCGACATCGACGTGATCGGCAAGGACACGCTGTCGGTGCGCTACGACGCCGAGGTCCCGGCGGTGATCTACAGCGTGTTCCGCGAGCTGGACATCGGCCCGTTCACGATCCAGCTCAACAACCGCAAGCTGATGCGCGGCTACTTCGAGAGCCTGGGCATCGTCGATGGCGAGCAGCAGATGCTGGTGCTGCGCGAGGTGGACAAGCTGGACAAGCGTGGTGCCGATGCAGTGCAGGCCACGCTGACCGGCGAAGCATTCGGGCTCGCCGCCGACGTGGTGCAGAAGATCCTCGCCTTCGTGCAGGTGCGCTCGACCTCGTTGCAGGACGCGTTCGACAAACTCGATGCGCTCGGCGCCGGCCCGGAAGTGATGGAGCAGGGCCGCAGCGAATTGAAGGAAGTGCTGGGCCTGATCCACGCGTTCGGCGTGCCGCAGACGCACTACGCGCTGAATCTGTCGATCGCCCGCGGCCTCGACTACTACACCGGCACGGTCTACGAGACCACGCTGAACGACCACCCGCAGATCGGCTCGATCTGCTCCGGCGGCCGCTACGAGAACCTGGCCGGCCAGTACACCAAGTCGCACCTGCCCGGCGTCGGCATCTCGATCGGCCTGACCCGGCTGTACTGGCAACTGCGCGATGCCGGCCTGATCGATACGGCAAAGAGCACCGTCGACGTGCTGGTGACCCAGATGGACGAGGCGCAGCTGCCCACCTACCTGGCCCTGGCCAGCGAATTGCGCGGCGCCGGCATCGCCACCGAGGTGGTGCTGGAAGGCGGCAAGCTGGGCAAGCAGTTCAAGTACGCCGACCGCGCCGGCATCCGCTTCGTGGTGGTGCTGGGCGAGGAAGAGATCGCCAAGGGCGTGGTCACGGTGAAGGACCTGCGTCGCGAGGACCAGTTCGAAGTGGCGCGCAGCGAACTGGTCAAGACGCTGCGAGTGGAGCTGGAGCAGGCCGCGGCGATGGGGTGA
- a CDS encoding ferritin-like domain-containing protein, with product MNDLHAAAKRCLDATEPAEKLRLTHEAWQAFLAGDLHADPAASPPEPVGPPGRPAKPQLVNARQLPQRGLGSDEGRAALVHAVAHIEFNAINLAWDAVYRYRGKPAAYYRDWASCAHDEARHFALLSGRLAELGHAYGDFDAHNGLWEMAEKTADSDTARMALVPRVLEARGLDVTPGMIERLRGLGDERTVAILEVILREEVAHVAAGTRWYRHCCERDGIDPIETFFTLLRDYMGVSLRGPFNRPARLEAGFVEEELDRLAALALAG from the coding sequence ATGAATGATCTCCACGCCGCCGCCAAACGCTGCCTGGACGCCACCGAGCCGGCCGAAAAATTGCGCCTCACCCACGAGGCGTGGCAGGCCTTCCTGGCCGGCGACCTGCACGCCGACCCGGCGGCGTCGCCGCCCGAACCGGTCGGTCCGCCCGGCCGTCCCGCGAAACCGCAGCTGGTCAACGCCCGCCAGCTGCCGCAGCGCGGACTGGGCAGCGATGAAGGCCGTGCCGCCCTGGTGCACGCCGTCGCGCATATCGAATTCAACGCGATCAACCTGGCCTGGGACGCGGTCTACCGCTACCGAGGCAAGCCCGCGGCGTACTACCGCGACTGGGCCAGCTGCGCCCACGACGAGGCGCGCCACTTCGCGCTGCTGTCCGGCCGGCTAGCCGAGCTGGGCCATGCCTACGGCGATTTCGACGCCCATAACGGCTTGTGGGAGATGGCCGAAAAAACCGCCGACAGCGACACCGCGCGGATGGCACTGGTGCCGCGCGTGCTGGAGGCGCGCGGGCTGGACGTCACCCCCGGCATGATCGAACGGCTGCGTGGACTCGGCGACGAACGCACGGTGGCGATCCTGGAAGTGATCCTGCGCGAGGAAGTGGCCCACGTCGCGGCCGGCACGCGCTGGTACCGCCACTGCTGCGAGCGCGACGGCATCGACCCGATCGAGACTTTCTTCACCCTGTTGCGCGACTACATGGGGGTGAGCCTGCGTGGCCCGTTCAACCGCCCGGCACGGCTGGAGGCCGGTTTCGTCGAGGAGGAGCTCGACCGGCTGGCCGCGTTGGCCCTGGCCGGCTGA
- the purF gene encoding amidophosphoribosyltransferase, which translates to MCGIIGIVGTTEVASALYDGLTVLQHRGQDAAGIATVDGSRLRLHKGNGLVRDVFGQAAMSGLRGRIGIGHCRYPTAGSEGSAEAQPFYVNSPYGIAFAHNGNLVNTDALRREMFQDDRRHINTDSDSEVLLNVLAHELQIQDRMELTPDHIFKAVAGVHARARGGYACIALLLGYGLIAFRDPNGIRPLVLGERITAEGHEYAVASESVALDVLGFKRIRDVAPGEAVIITDAGQLYTRRCAEGAPHTPCIFEYVYLARPDSMIEDVSVYKARLRMGEKLAEKILRERPDHGIDAVIPIPDTARTAASALAGALGVPFREGFVKNRYIGRTFIMPGQGERVKSVRRKLNAIDLEFRKKNVLLVDDSIVRGTTSKQIIQMARDAGAKNVYFASAAPPVRYPNVYGIDMPSASELVAAGRTEKEVEQTLGADWLIYQDLKDLVWAVQDGNEELKRFDTSCFSGEYVTGLDQRYLEQIEMLRSDDAKAARRVV; encoded by the coding sequence ATGTGCGGAATCATCGGCATTGTCGGTACCACCGAAGTGGCATCGGCGCTCTATGACGGCTTGACGGTGCTGCAGCACCGCGGCCAGGACGCGGCCGGCATCGCCACGGTGGACGGCTCGCGGCTGCGCCTGCACAAGGGCAACGGGCTTGTGCGCGACGTGTTCGGGCAAGCCGCGATGAGCGGCCTGCGCGGGCGCATCGGCATCGGCCATTGCCGTTATCCCACCGCCGGCTCGGAAGGCTCGGCCGAGGCCCAGCCGTTCTACGTCAACTCGCCGTACGGCATCGCGTTCGCGCACAACGGCAATCTGGTCAACACCGACGCGCTGCGCCGCGAGATGTTCCAGGACGACCGCCGCCACATCAACACCGATTCCGATTCCGAGGTGCTGCTGAACGTGCTGGCGCACGAGCTGCAGATCCAGGACCGGATGGAGCTGACCCCGGACCACATCTTCAAGGCGGTGGCCGGCGTGCATGCGCGCGCACGCGGCGGCTACGCCTGCATCGCCCTGCTGCTGGGCTACGGCCTGATCGCGTTCCGCGATCCGAACGGCATCCGCCCGCTGGTGCTGGGCGAGCGGATCACGGCGGAAGGTCACGAGTACGCGGTGGCGTCCGAGTCGGTGGCGCTGGATGTCCTGGGTTTCAAGCGCATCCGCGACGTGGCGCCGGGCGAGGCGGTAATCATCACCGACGCCGGCCAGCTGTACACCCGCCGCTGCGCCGAGGGCGCGCCGCACACGCCGTGCATCTTCGAATACGTCTACCTGGCCCGGCCGGACTCGATGATCGAGGACGTTTCGGTGTACAAGGCGCGCCTGCGCATGGGCGAGAAACTGGCCGAGAAGATCCTGCGCGAACGGCCCGACCATGGCATCGACGCGGTGATCCCGATCCCCGACACCGCGCGCACCGCCGCCAGCGCGCTGGCCGGCGCGCTTGGCGTGCCGTTCCGCGAGGGTTTCGTCAAGAACCGCTACATCGGCCGCACCTTCATCATGCCGGGGCAGGGCGAGCGGGTGAAGTCGGTGCGCCGCAAGCTCAACGCGATCGACCTCGAATTCCGCAAGAAGAACGTGCTGCTGGTGGACGACTCGATCGTGCGCGGCACCACCTCGAAGCAGATCATCCAGATGGCCCGCGACGCCGGCGCGAAGAACGTCTACTTCGCCTCCGCCGCGCCGCCGGTGCGCTACCCGAACGTATATGGCATCGACATGCCGTCAGCCTCGGAGCTGGTCGCTGCGGGGCGCACCGAAAAGGAAGTCGAGCAGACGCTCGGCGCCGACTGGCTGATCTACCAGGACCTGAAGGATCTGGTCTGGGCGGTGCAGGACGGCAACGAGGAGCTGAAGCGGTTCGACACTTCGTGCTTCTCCGGCGAATACGTCACCGGCCTCGACCAGCGCTATCTGGAGCAGATCGAGATGCTGCGCTCGGACGACGCCAAGGCCGCGCGGCGAGTGGTTTGA
- a CDS encoding CvpA family protein yields the protein MNWTDYIIIGVLALSVFVGLWRGLISEVMALAIWIAAFWVAWTFGPMVAERFRQVIELPSARIIVGYGLCFVAVLVLGALLRFVIGKLIESTGLSGTDRLLGMLFGFVRGVLLVTLLVFLIGFTAFTRDPWWQRSVLLPRFQHVAAWLSQQVPPSVREYLHPPAVLGRLHGLPAALPAPISGTTPAPAASVMRPAVAASTAGPSPTF from the coding sequence ATGAACTGGACCGACTACATCATCATCGGCGTGCTGGCCCTGTCGGTATTCGTGGGGTTGTGGCGTGGCCTGATCTCCGAAGTGATGGCGCTGGCGATCTGGATCGCCGCGTTCTGGGTGGCGTGGACGTTCGGCCCGATGGTGGCGGAGCGTTTCAGGCAGGTGATCGAGCTGCCGTCGGCGCGGATCATCGTGGGCTACGGGCTGTGCTTCGTCGCCGTGCTGGTCCTCGGCGCGCTGCTGCGTTTCGTGATCGGCAAGCTGATCGAGAGCACCGGGCTGTCCGGCACCGACCGGCTGCTGGGCATGCTGTTCGGCTTCGTGCGCGGCGTGCTGCTGGTGACCCTGCTGGTGTTCCTGATCGGCTTCACCGCGTTCACGCGCGATCCGTGGTGGCAGCGGTCGGTGCTGCTGCCGCGCTTCCAGCACGTGGCGGCCTGGCTGAGCCAGCAGGTGCCGCCCAGCGTCCGCGAGTACCTCCATCCGCCGGCGGTGCTCGGCCGCCTGCACGGCTTGCCGGCTGCGTTGCCGGCCCCCATATCGGGCACGACGCCCGCGCCCGCGGCGAGCGTGATGCGCCCGGCGGTGGCGGCCAGCACGGCCGGCCCATCCCCCACTTTCTGA
- a CDS encoding SPOR domain-containing protein: protein MKTRLLGAAVLIALAVLFVPMFFSSTPPAPGGDQAVSLAIPPAPDRDLQTRTMSLTPDTAASGSSTAAASAQSVTPASSDRLATVDIGSSRPRDVETDPEAGKPPQPTTVTTGSGTSPSQPVIPQQTTANTSAPPATKPQPAVATPPRTTPVASSASAAAAPAAGRGNYTLNLSAYASAAGAANLERRVRGLGYPVSGHAITQAGKSRTLVIAGPFETRAAAEAARLKITQSIPGVPARLEQDASHESSAAATQPPAATTTAKAGGWAVQLAAMSNQADANALRDKLRANGFDGFVDSVQSGGKRLWRVRAGPQTQRSDATRVHDQIKAKLGIDGNVVSVP, encoded by the coding sequence TTGAAAACACGCCTGCTGGGAGCCGCCGTCCTGATCGCGTTGGCGGTTCTGTTCGTGCCGATGTTCTTTTCCAGTACCCCGCCGGCTCCAGGTGGCGACCAGGCGGTCAGCCTGGCGATCCCGCCGGCGCCGGATCGCGACCTGCAAACCCGGACCATGAGCCTGACTCCGGATACCGCTGCCAGCGGCTCGAGCACCGCCGCGGCATCGGCGCAGTCGGTGACGCCGGCATCCAGTGATCGCTTGGCCACGGTGGACATCGGTTCCAGCCGCCCGCGCGACGTCGAGACCGACCCCGAAGCCGGCAAGCCGCCGCAACCGACCACGGTGACCACCGGTTCGGGCACGTCGCCGAGCCAGCCGGTGATCCCGCAGCAGACCACGGCAAACACCAGCGCACCGCCGGCGACCAAGCCGCAGCCGGCGGTCGCCACGCCGCCCCGGACGACCCCGGTCGCGTCGTCTGCTTCTGCAGCGGCGGCACCCGCCGCGGGACGCGGCAACTACACGCTCAACCTCAGCGCCTACGCCAGTGCAGCCGGCGCCGCCAACCTGGAACGCCGCGTGCGCGGGCTGGGTTACCCGGTCAGCGGCCATGCGATCACCCAGGCCGGCAAGTCGCGCACCCTGGTCATCGCCGGGCCGTTCGAAACGCGCGCCGCGGCCGAGGCTGCGCGGCTGAAGATCACCCAGTCGATTCCCGGCGTGCCGGCCCGGCTCGAACAGGACGCCAGCCACGAAAGCAGCGCAGCGGCGACACAGCCGCCTGCGGCCACAACCACCGCCAAGGCGGGTGGCTGGGCCGTGCAGCTGGCGGCGATGAGCAACCAGGCCGATGCGAATGCGTTGCGCGACAAGTTGCGCGCGAACGGTTTCGACGGCTTCGTCGATTCGGTGCAGTCCGGCGGCAAGCGGTTGTGGCGCGTGCGCGCCGGCCCGCAGACCCAGCGCAGCGACGCGACGCGCGTACACGACCAGATCAAGGCGAAGCTGGGCATCGACGGCAACGTCGTGTCGGTGCCCTGA
- the folC gene encoding bifunctional tetrahydrofolate synthase/dihydrofolate synthase, with translation MSRTLAEWLAYQERVNVHTIELGLDRVREVWQRMGAPAPAKQVITVGGTNGKGSTVALLEAMLTAAGLRVGAFTSPHLLEYNERVRIDGANADDAALVASFERIEAAREDTPNSSVPLTYFEFGTLAALDLFARTGVDVAVLEVGLGGRLDAVNIIDADVAVITTVDLDHMDWLGPDRDSIGREKAGIARAGRPAIVGELDPPTGLLDALAARGARVERAGIDFGVERHEDGWRWRHRDGSAMELPDPALAAPVQYANAAAAIAALHALDLGTLTPSAFFAAVSAGLHEVRVPARLQSLGGEPPVIVDVGHNPQAARALAEWLDAQPPARVHAVYGALADKDVAGVIGALGTRIGHWHLAGLDRATPRGMAVAALAAILQQTLPQAPFDTHADVAAALAAARAAAQPDERILAFGSFFVASAVLAERIG, from the coding sequence ATGAGCCGCACTCTCGCCGAATGGCTGGCGTACCAGGAACGCGTCAACGTCCATACCATCGAGCTGGGGCTCGACCGGGTGCGTGAAGTGTGGCAGCGGATGGGTGCGCCGGCGCCGGCGAAACAGGTGATCACGGTCGGCGGCACCAACGGCAAGGGTTCCACCGTCGCCTTGCTGGAGGCGATGCTCACCGCCGCCGGCCTGCGCGTGGGCGCGTTCACCTCGCCGCACCTGCTGGAATACAACGAGCGCGTGCGCATCGACGGCGCGAATGCCGATGACGCCGCGCTGGTCGCCTCGTTCGAGCGGATCGAGGCGGCGCGGGAGGACACTCCGAATAGTTCTGTCCCGCTGACCTATTTCGAGTTCGGCACGCTGGCCGCGCTGGACCTGTTCGCCCGCACCGGCGTCGACGTGGCGGTGCTGGAAGTGGGGTTGGGCGGGCGACTGGATGCGGTCAACATCATCGACGCCGACGTGGCGGTGATCACCACGGTGGACCTGGACCACATGGACTGGCTGGGCCCGGACCGCGACAGCATCGGCCGCGAGAAGGCCGGCATCGCGCGGGCCGGGCGGCCGGCGATCGTGGGCGAGCTGGATCCGCCTACCGGCCTGCTCGATGCGTTGGCCGCCCGCGGCGCACGGGTCGAGCGGGCCGGGATCGATTTCGGCGTCGAGCGGCACGAGGATGGCTGGCGCTGGCGCCACCGCGACGGCAGCGCGATGGAACTGCCCGATCCCGCGCTGGCGGCGCCGGTGCAGTATGCAAATGCGGCGGCGGCGATTGCCGCGCTGCATGCGCTCGACCTGGGGACGCTCACGCCCAGCGCTTTCTTCGCGGCGGTCAGCGCCGGCCTGCATGAGGTGCGCGTACCGGCGCGGCTGCAGTCGCTCGGTGGCGAACCGCCGGTCATCGTGGACGTGGGGCACAACCCGCAGGCCGCCCGCGCGCTGGCCGAATGGCTGGATGCGCAGCCGCCGGCACGGGTACACGCGGTGTACGGTGCACTGGCGGACAAGGACGTGGCGGGAGTGATCGGCGCGCTCGGCACGCGCATCGGCCACTGGCACCTGGCCGGGCTGGATCGGGCCACTCCGCGCGGCATGGCGGTGGCGGCGCTGGCCGCGATCCTGCAGCAAACCTTGCCGCAGGCCCCGTTCGATACGCATGCCGACGTGGCCGCCGCGCTGGCGGCAGCACGTGCGGCGGCGCAACCGGACGAACGCATCCTGGCGTTCGGCTCGTTTTTCGTGGCCAGCGCTGTGCTCGCTGAACGCATCGGCTGA
- a CDS encoding heavy metal translocating P-type ATPase, whose amino-acid sequence MNAHACCHGGDETTGMTTDPVCGMSVDPATSKHRSTHDGRTFHFCGGGCKAKFDAAPSAHLGGGHGGTDDCCAAKPVLQVPAVHEHHGHAHHDHAHARTVKDPVCGMDVDPFTAKHRAEHDGHAYHFCSARCREKFVADPPAWLEDRPAPPAAPPGTIYTCPMHPEVRQVGPGHCPICGMALEPMMPTLDADDGGELSSMTKRFQALLALTMPVFVLAMGPHLFGWHLPAPWDGVAAWIEAVLASIVVLWGGAPFFARGWRSLKPWLPNMYTLIALGTGVAWLYSAVAFLLPGIFPDGFRDMHGRVAVYFESAAVIVTLVTLGDFLELRARRRTGAALKALLGLAPKTARRIAADGSESDVALDDVRAGDVLRVRPGEKVPVDGVVLDGESHVDESMLTGEPMPVAKALGDPLTGATVNQDGALTMRAQKVGGETMLAQIVALVAQAQRSRAPLQRVADRVAAWFVPAVVVVALLAFAAWALLGPEPRLTHALIAAVSVLIIACPCALGLATPISIMVASGRGAQHGVLFKDASAIEGMRDIDTLVVDKTGTLTMGKPALTELVVVGSQPRERLLALAAALERPSEHPLARAIVTAADAEGVPTPAATDFRSLTGRGVSAKVDGSEAVLGNAKLMAESHVAIGDDANARAEQLRGQGATVMFLAVDGALAALLAVADRIKPDTPAAIAALHAAGLRIVMLTGDNATTAQTVARTLGIDEVHADVSPADKAAVVNRLKAEGRRVAMAGDGINDAPALAASDIGIAMGSGTDVAMESAQVTLVKGELGAIVRARKLSQATVRNIHQNLFFAFVYNAVGVPLAAGVLYPWFGITLSPMIAALAMSLSSVSVVGNALRLRKTTL is encoded by the coding sequence ATGAACGCTCATGCATGCTGCCATGGCGGCGACGAGACGACAGGAATGACGACCGATCCGGTCTGCGGCATGTCGGTGGACCCGGCCACCTCGAAGCATCGATCCACGCATGACGGGCGGACGTTCCATTTCTGCGGCGGCGGCTGCAAGGCGAAGTTCGACGCCGCGCCGTCGGCGCACCTGGGCGGCGGCCATGGCGGGACAGACGACTGCTGCGCAGCGAAGCCGGTGCTGCAGGTGCCTGCTGTCCACGAACATCACGGCCACGCCCATCACGATCACGCGCACGCCCGCACGGTGAAGGACCCGGTCTGCGGCATGGATGTCGACCCGTTCACCGCGAAGCATCGCGCCGAGCACGACGGCCATGCGTATCACTTCTGCTCCGCGCGCTGCCGGGAGAAATTCGTGGCCGATCCGCCGGCTTGGCTGGAGGATCGCCCGGCACCGCCAGCGGCACCACCCGGCACGATCTACACCTGTCCGATGCATCCCGAGGTCCGGCAGGTCGGCCCCGGCCATTGCCCGATCTGCGGCATGGCGCTGGAACCGATGATGCCGACGCTGGACGCGGACGACGGCGGCGAGCTGTCGTCGATGACGAAGCGTTTCCAGGCGCTGCTGGCGTTGACCATGCCGGTGTTCGTGCTGGCGATGGGACCGCATCTGTTCGGCTGGCATCTGCCTGCGCCTTGGGATGGCGTGGCGGCGTGGATCGAGGCGGTGCTGGCCAGCATCGTGGTGCTGTGGGGCGGTGCGCCGTTCTTCGCGCGCGGCTGGCGTTCGCTGAAACCGTGGTTACCGAACATGTACACGCTGATCGCGCTGGGTACCGGCGTGGCGTGGCTGTACAGCGCGGTGGCGTTCCTGCTGCCGGGGATCTTTCCGGACGGTTTCCGCGACATGCACGGCCGGGTCGCGGTGTACTTCGAGTCGGCGGCGGTGATCGTCACCCTGGTCACCCTGGGCGATTTCCTGGAACTGCGCGCGCGCCGACGCACCGGCGCGGCGCTGAAGGCGCTGCTCGGGCTGGCACCGAAGACCGCGCGGCGGATCGCTGCCGACGGCAGCGAGAGCGACGTGGCGCTGGACGATGTGCGGGCCGGCGACGTGCTGCGCGTGCGCCCCGGCGAGAAGGTGCCGGTCGACGGCGTGGTGCTGGATGGCGAAAGCCACGTCGACGAGTCGATGCTCACCGGCGAGCCGATGCCGGTGGCCAAGGCATTGGGCGACCCGCTGACCGGCGCCACGGTGAACCAGGACGGCGCGCTGACCATGCGCGCGCAGAAAGTCGGCGGCGAGACGATGCTGGCGCAGATCGTGGCGCTGGTGGCGCAGGCGCAACGCAGCCGGGCACCGCTGCAGCGCGTGGCCGACCGGGTCGCGGCGTGGTTCGTGCCGGCGGTGGTGGTGGTCGCGCTGCTGGCGTTTGCGGCGTGGGCGCTGCTGGGGCCGGAGCCGCGGTTGACGCACGCGCTGATCGCCGCGGTATCGGTGCTGATCATCGCCTGTCCGTGCGCCCTGGGCCTGGCCACGCCGATCTCGATCATGGTGGCCAGCGGCCGCGGCGCGCAGCACGGCGTGCTGTTCAAGGATGCCAGCGCAATCGAGGGCATGCGCGACATCGACACCCTGGTGGTCGACAAGACCGGCACGCTGACCATGGGCAAGCCAGCGCTGACCGAACTGGTGGTCGTGGGCAGCCAGCCGCGCGAGCGCCTGCTGGCGCTGGCTGCCGCGCTGGAGCGGCCGAGCGAGCATCCGCTGGCGCGGGCGATCGTGACGGCGGCCGATGCCGAAGGCGTGCCGACGCCGGCGGCGACGGACTTCCGTTCGCTCACCGGCCGCGGCGTCAGCGCGAAGGTGGACGGCAGCGAGGCGGTGCTGGGCAACGCGAAACTGATGGCCGAGTCGCACGTCGCGATCGGCGACGACGCCAACGCCCGCGCCGAGCAGTTGCGCGGGCAGGGCGCCACGGTGATGTTCCTGGCCGTCGACGGCGCGCTCGCCGCCTTGCTGGCGGTGGCCGACCGGATCAAGCCGGACACGCCCGCCGCGATCGCGGCGCTGCACGCAGCGGGCCTGCGCATCGTGATGCTGACCGGCGACAACGCCACCACTGCGCAGACGGTCGCGCGCACGCTGGGCATCGACGAAGTGCACGCCGACGTGTCGCCGGCCGACAAGGCCGCGGTGGTGAACCGGCTCAAGGCCGAGGGCCGCCGTGTGGCGATGGCCGGCGACGGCATCAACGACGCGCCGGCGCTGGCGGCGTCCGACATCGGCATCGCGATGGGCAGCGGCACCGACGTGGCGATGGAGAGCGCGCAAGTGACCCTGGTGAAGGGCGAACTCGGCGCGATCGTGCGGGCGCGCAAGCTGTCGCAGGCGACCGTGCGCAACATTCATCAGAACCTGTTCTTCGCCTTCGTCTACAACGCGGTCGGCGTGCCGCTGGCGGCCGGTGTGCTGTATCCGTGGTTCGGTATCACGCTGTCGCCGATGATCGCCGCACTGGCGATGAGCCTGAGTTCGGTGTCGGTGGTGGGCAACGCGCTGCGCCTGCGCAAGACGACGTTGTGA
- a CDS encoding heavy metal-responsive transcriptional regulator — protein MNTQTSPLTIGAVAKRVGVAIDTIRYYEREGLLPEPQRRASGYRSYGEGTVAQLRFIRRAKDLGFTLEEIRELLALSADRQRGVKAVKRRAQQRLAAIEQRIVELQRVRDGLAQLVASCPGHGKPEECPILRALSDEQVSA, from the coding sequence ATGAACACACAAACTTCCCCCCTGACCATCGGTGCCGTCGCCAAGCGCGTCGGTGTGGCGATCGACACGATTCGTTATTACGAGCGGGAGGGCCTGTTGCCCGAGCCGCAGCGGCGCGCCTCCGGCTATCGCAGTTACGGCGAGGGCACGGTTGCGCAGCTGCGCTTTATCCGCCGCGCGAAGGATCTCGGCTTCACGCTGGAGGAAATCCGCGAGTTGCTGGCGCTGTCGGCCGACCGCCAGCGCGGAGTGAAGGCGGTGAAGCGGCGGGCGCAGCAACGGCTGGCGGCGATCGAGCAGCGCATCGTCGAATTGCAGCGCGTGCGCGACGGATTGGCGCAGCTGGTGGCGTCGTGTCCGGGACATGGCAAGCCGGAGGAATGTCCGATCCTGCGCGCGCTCAGCGACGAGCAGGTGTCGGCATGA
- a CDS encoding YajG family lipoprotein: MKHVIHGLVAAVVLALMSGCATTRTQMSLDVPSPGSAVVSGGKPVVIDAIHDMRVFEADPDDPSTPSLKKGASYALDATQRKQAIARKRGGFGKAFGDILLTPGENVETVTRQLLTNAFATRGYSVVDAANAPADAPHISVDIRQFWAWFTPGFWSASIEAKLDTLLKIDSPQGHRQVTVKGYGYNAIQVAREANWQLAYQRAFEDYLKQFADAAGNNGL, translated from the coding sequence ATGAAGCACGTCATTCACGGCCTCGTTGCCGCCGTTGTCCTTGCTCTGATGTCAGGCTGCGCGACCACCCGCACCCAAATGTCACTCGATGTGCCGTCGCCCGGGTCGGCCGTGGTCAGCGGCGGCAAGCCCGTGGTCATCGATGCCATCCACGACATGCGCGTGTTCGAGGCCGATCCGGACGATCCCAGCACACCATCGCTGAAGAAGGGTGCGAGCTATGCGCTGGACGCAACCCAGCGCAAACAGGCGATAGCGCGCAAACGCGGCGGTTTCGGCAAAGCCTTCGGAGACATCCTGCTCACACCCGGCGAGAACGTGGAAACGGTGACGCGGCAACTGCTGACCAATGCATTCGCCACGCGCGGCTACAGCGTCGTGGACGCTGCCAATGCCCCGGCGGATGCACCACATATCAGCGTGGACATACGCCAGTTCTGGGCATGGTTCACGCCCGGCTTTTGGAGTGCCAGCATCGAGGCGAAGCTGGATACCTTGCTCAAGATCGACAGCCCGCAAGGGCATCGCCAGGTCACCGTGAAAGGGTACGGGTACAACGCCATCCAGGTCGCCCGTGAAGCCAACTGGCAGCTGGCCTACCAACGTGCGTTCGAGGATTACCTGAAACAGTTCGCCGACGCCGCAGGCAACAACGGGCTCTGA